One segment of Anastrepha obliqua isolate idAnaObli1 chromosome 3, idAnaObli1_1.0, whole genome shotgun sequence DNA contains the following:
- the LOC129241374 gene encoding cuticle protein LPCP-23-like, whose protein sequence is MFKLVVFSALLAVAASAPGFIESHPVVYSAPAIAVHEPVLTKVGAVVKSIPTSISHQSQSVVHSSAHYVEPIVAPVIKTSYVAAAPVVHTYTAPIVKTIAAPVVLKAW, encoded by the exons ATGTTCAAGTTG GTGGTGTTCTCTGCTCTCCTTGCCGTAGCTGCTTCTGCTCCAGGTTTCATCGAATCTCATCCAGTAGTGTACTCGGCGCCCGCCATTGCCGTGCACGAACCCGTTCTGACCAAAGTGGGTGCTGTTGTGAAAAGCATTCCCACCTCCATCTCCCACCAAAGTCAATCGGTTGTGCACAGCTCGGCGCACTACGTTGAACCAATTGTTGCACCAGTTATCAAGACCAGCTATGTAGCTGCTGCTCCAGTTGTGCATACCTACACTGCACCCATTGTGAAGACCATCGCTGCACCAGTGGTTCTGAAGGCGTGGTAA